A DNA window from Trichosurus vulpecula isolate mTriVul1 chromosome 2, mTriVul1.pri, whole genome shotgun sequence contains the following coding sequences:
- the PSMC4 gene encoding 26S proteasome regulatory subunit 6B — translation MEEIGILVEKAQDELPALSISRPQTGLSFLGPEPEDLEDLYSRYKKLQQELEFLEVQEEYIKDEQKNLKKEFLHAQEEVKRIQSIPLVIGQFLEAVDQNTAIVGSTTGSNYYVRILSTIDRELLKPNASVALHKHSNALVDVLPPEADSSIMMLTSDQKPDVMYADIGGMDIQKQEVREAVELPLTHFELYKQIGIDPPRGVLMYGPPGCGKTMLAKAVAHHTTAAFIRVVGSEFVQKYLGEGPRMVRDVFRLAKENAPAIIFIDEIDAIATKRFDAQTGADREVQRILLELLNQMDGFDQNVNVKVIMATNRADTLDPALLRPGRLDRKIEFPLPDRRQKRLIFSTITSKMNLSEEVDLEDYVARPDKISGADINSICQEGGMLAVRENRYIVLAKDFEKAYKTVIKKDEQEHEFYK, via the exons ATGGAGGAGATCGGCATTCTAGTGGAGAAGGCGCAG GATGAGCTGCCGGCTCTGTCCATCTCCCGGCCCCAGACCGGCCTGTCCTTCCTGGGGCCCGAGCCCGAGGACCTGGAGGACCTGTATAGCCGCTACAAG AAGCTGCAGCAGGAGCTGGAGTTCCTGGAGGTGCAGGAGGAGTACATCAAGGACGAACAGAAGAACCTCAAGAAGGAGTTCCTGCACGCCCAGGAGGAGGTGAAGCGCATCCAGAGCATCCCCCTGGTTATCGGGCAGTTTCTGGAGGCCGTGGACCAGAACACAGCCATCGTGGGCTCCACCACCG GTTCTAATTACTACGTCCGGATTCTCAGCACCATCGACAGGGAGCTGTTGAAACCCAATGCTTCCGTGGCCCTCCATAAACACAGCAATGCTCTGGTGGACGTTCTGCCCCCAGAAGCTGATAGCAGCATCATGATGCTGACCTCAG accagaagcctgatGTCATGTATGCTGATATCGGGGGCATGGATATTCAGAAGCAGGAGGTGAGAGAGGCTGTGGAACTCCCATTGACCCACTTTGAGCTCTATAAGCAG ATTGGAATTGACCCACCACGAGGGGTGCTCATGTACGGGCCCCCAGGCTGTGGAAAGACCATGTTGGCAAAGGCAGTAGCCCATCACACGACAG CTGCATTTATCAGGGTTGTGGGTTCAGAATTTGTGCAGAAGTACCTAGGTGAGGGACCTCGAATGGTTCGGGATGTTTTCCGCTTGGCCAAAGAGAATGCACCCGCCATCATTTTCATTGATGAGATTGATGCCATCGCCACCAAGCGATTTGATGCCCAAACAGGGG CTGACCGGGAGGTTCAGAGGATCCTGCTTGAGCTTTTGAACCAGATGGATGGATTTGACCAGAATGTCAATGTCAAG GTGATCATGGCCACAAACCGGGCAGACACTCTGGATCCTGCCCTACTCCGGCCTGGCCGGCTTGACCGTAAGATTGAGTTTCCATTGCCTGACCGTCGACAGAAAAGATTAATTTTTTCTACTATCACCAGCAAGATGAACCTCTCAGAGGAGGTTGATCTGGAAGATT ATGTAGCCCGCCCAGATAAGATTTCTGGAGCAGATATTAATTCtatctgtcaggag GGTGGAATGTTAGCTGTTCGTGAGAATCGATATATTGTGCTGGCCAAAGATTTTGAGAAGGCATACAAAACAGTCATTAAGAAGGATGAGCAGGAACATGAATTCTACAAGTGA